The following are encoded together in the Planctomycetota bacterium genome:
- the serS gene encoding serine--tRNA ligase, whose protein sequence is MIDIKALREDPDRFRKAVRLKGADADVDGLLKIDAERRDLIGKLEAMRAEQNKFSKDAGPELGKLKGQLKSAAAGADRETIETRLKELERRPAELKQEAAEIDRRLMETEPKWRELLLRVPQPPAADVPVGAGAEDNKEIRRWNAPGFDPAKSFESQRGFKPKSHLELVRDLGLVDFERGVKTAGTRHYVLTGLGMKLHLAVLRFAFDFITEHRGFTAMGVPVIVKEECMLGTGFFPFGREQAYHIEESRRGAGHDLYLTGTGEVGLMGFHADEIIPIERLPLKYTTQSTCFRREAGSAGKDTAGLYRIHQFDKVEQVVICRADDAESRGWHKHMLETVEMILQKLALPYRLLQCCTGDLGMKNEDMIDVECWMPGRGNAGPDGVPTGEWGETHSASRLGDYQCRRLNLRYRDSDGKIHFAWALNNTVIASPRVLIPILELNQNKDGSVTVPEALRSHMGGLERITPR, encoded by the coding sequence ATGATCGACATCAAAGCGCTGCGTGAAGACCCTGATCGATTTCGCAAGGCCGTGCGCCTCAAGGGCGCCGACGCGGATGTGGACGGGCTGCTGAAGATCGACGCCGAGCGCCGCGACCTGATCGGCAAGCTCGAGGCGATGCGCGCCGAGCAGAACAAGTTCAGCAAGGATGCGGGACCGGAACTTGGAAAACTGAAGGGCCAACTCAAGTCAGCGGCGGCCGGTGCCGATCGCGAGACAATTGAAACCCGCCTGAAGGAACTGGAGCGCCGCCCCGCCGAGCTCAAGCAGGAGGCCGCCGAGATCGACCGCCGGCTCATGGAGACCGAGCCGAAGTGGCGCGAGCTGCTGCTGCGCGTGCCGCAGCCCCCCGCGGCGGATGTGCCGGTGGGCGCCGGCGCCGAGGACAACAAGGAGATCCGCCGCTGGAACGCGCCGGGCTTCGATCCCGCCAAGAGCTTCGAAAGCCAGCGCGGCTTCAAGCCCAAATCGCATCTTGAACTCGTGCGCGACCTTGGCCTGGTCGACTTCGAGCGCGGCGTCAAAACCGCAGGCACCCGCCACTATGTGCTCACCGGCCTGGGCATGAAGCTGCACCTGGCGGTGCTGCGCTTCGCCTTCGATTTCATCACCGAGCACCGCGGCTTCACCGCCATGGGCGTGCCGGTGATCGTGAAGGAAGAGTGCATGCTGGGCACCGGCTTCTTCCCCTTCGGCCGCGAGCAGGCCTACCACATCGAGGAGTCGCGGCGCGGAGCCGGACATGATCTGTATCTCACCGGCACCGGCGAGGTCGGCCTGATGGGCTTCCACGCGGACGAGATTATTCCGATCGAGCGGTTGCCCCTGAAGTACACCACTCAAAGCACCTGCTTCCGTCGCGAGGCCGGCAGCGCGGGCAAGGACACCGCGGGCCTCTACCGCATCCACCAGTTCGACAAGGTCGAGCAGGTGGTGATCTGCCGAGCCGACGACGCCGAGAGCCGCGGCTGGCACAAGCACATGCTGGAAACCGTGGAGATGATTCTGCAGAAGCTCGCGCTGCCCTACCGACTCCTGCAATGCTGCACCGGCGACCTGGGCATGAAAAACGAGGACATGATCGACGTGGAATGCTGGATGCCCGGCCGCGGCAACGCCGGCCCCGATGGCGTGCCGACCGGCGAATGGGGCGAGACCCATTCGGCGAGCCGACTGGGCGACTACCAGTGCCGCCGGCTCAATCTTCGTTACCGCGATTCCGACGGCAAGATCCACTTTGCCTGGGCGCTCAACAACACGGTGATCGCGAGCCCGCGCGTGCTGATTCCCATTCTCGAGCTCAACCAGAACAAGGATGGTTCGGTCACGGTGCCCGAGGCGCTGCGCAGCCACATGGGCGGCCTCGAGCGGATCACGCCGCGCTGA
- a CDS encoding NAD(+)/NADH kinase — MTDVLLIADRRRKGVPEAIEDVRRIITPHGRIVEELEADLRPIPLRTLFDLVVVLGGDGTLIAQCRRLLDRGVPMVGLNFGRLGFLAEFDLDSLRRHATTIFGHDPIVRNRMVLDAIVRNSRGDLVHEGLAINEAAITAGTPFRMIELRLSFGQEQGPSLLGDGVIVATPIGSTAYNVSAGGPIVQPDLEAIIVTPICAHSLAFRPIVTASHLEIMIEVVRANEGSALVLDGQAIVPLSAGDRVLVGRHHTAAKFIGNPDRTYWDTLADTMRWAAAPSYRRPNSP, encoded by the coding sequence ATGACCGACGTGCTCCTCATCGCAGATCGACGGCGCAAAGGCGTGCCCGAAGCCATCGAGGATGTGCGCCGCATCATCACGCCGCACGGCCGCATCGTGGAGGAACTCGAGGCGGACCTGCGGCCGATTCCACTGCGGACACTTTTCGATCTTGTCGTTGTGCTCGGCGGCGATGGAACGCTGATCGCCCAGTGCCGGCGCCTGCTGGACCGCGGCGTGCCGATGGTGGGATTGAATTTCGGGCGCCTGGGTTTTCTCGCGGAGTTCGATCTGGACTCGCTGCGCCGCCACGCCACCACGATCTTCGGGCACGATCCGATCGTGCGCAACCGGATGGTGCTCGACGCCATCGTCCGCAATTCGCGGGGCGACCTGGTGCACGAGGGGCTCGCCATCAACGAGGCCGCGATCACCGCGGGCACTCCCTTCCGGATGATTGAGCTGCGCCTCTCCTTCGGGCAGGAGCAGGGACCGAGTCTTCTGGGCGACGGCGTGATCGTGGCCACGCCCATCGGCAGCACCGCCTACAACGTCAGCGCCGGTGGGCCGATCGTGCAGCCCGACCTCGAGGCGATCATCGTCACGCCGATCTGCGCCCACAGCCTGGCCTTCCGGCCGATCGTGACCGCGAGCCATCTGGAGATCATGATCGAGGTCGTCCGCGCCAACGAGGGTTCGGCCCTGGTGCTCGATGGACAGGCCATTGTTCCACTGAGCGCCGGCGACCGCGTGCTGGTGGGTCGCCACCACACCGCGGCGAAATTCATCGGCAATCCTGATCGGACCTATTGGGACACGCTCGCCGACACCATGCGCTGGGCGGCGGCGCCGAGCTACCGGCGCCCGAATTCGCCCTGA
- a CDS encoding ABC transporter ATP-binding protein, producing MIETVNLTKKYGELVALDNLNLSIAAGECFGFIGPNGAGKTTTIKILATLLKPTWGEARVDGKTIGYQNNLIRPLIGYVPDFMGAYEEMTVCEYLEFFASCYGIHGKERFKAVHDVLELTDLKSKSITEVNGLSRGMQQRLSVARVLLHNPKVLLMDEPNSGLDPRARIEMRELLKELLRMGKTILISSHILPELAELCTSVGIIERGKLVYAGSMKDVMSRAHRGTLVKIAVDERPEAAAELLRKVKGVSMVELKQSEGRTRIEVTLDSEAGLPVSDLPNRLVAAGFRINSLQQAEADLETAFLRLTKGLVA from the coding sequence ATGATCGAGACTGTCAACCTGACGAAGAAGTACGGCGAGCTGGTCGCGCTGGACAACCTCAACCTCTCCATCGCGGCGGGCGAGTGCTTCGGCTTCATCGGGCCCAACGGCGCCGGCAAGACCACCACGATCAAGATCCTGGCCACCCTGCTCAAGCCCACCTGGGGCGAGGCCCGCGTCGACGGCAAGACCATCGGCTACCAGAACAACCTGATCCGCCCGCTGATCGGCTACGTGCCCGACTTCATGGGCGCCTACGAGGAGATGACCGTCTGCGAGTACCTGGAATTCTTCGCCTCCTGCTACGGCATCCACGGCAAGGAGCGCTTCAAGGCGGTCCACGACGTCCTGGAGCTGACCGACCTCAAGTCCAAGTCGATCACCGAGGTCAACGGCCTGAGCCGCGGCATGCAGCAGCGGCTGAGCGTGGCCCGCGTGCTGCTGCACAACCCCAAGGTGCTGCTGATGGACGAGCCGAATTCGGGGCTGGACCCACGGGCCCGCATCGAAATGCGCGAGCTGCTGAAGGAGCTGCTCCGCATGGGCAAGACCATCCTGATCTCCAGCCACATCCTGCCCGAGCTCGCCGAACTCTGCACCAGCGTCGGCATCATCGAGCGCGGCAAGCTGGTCTACGCCGGCAGCATGAAGGATGTCATGTCGCGGGCGCACCGGGGAACGCTGGTCAAGATCGCGGTGGACGAGCGCCCCGAGGCCGCCGCCGAATTGCTGCGCAAGGTGAAGGGCGTGAGCATGGTCGAGCTGAAGCAGAGCGAGGGGCGAACGCGCATCGAGGTGACGCTCGACTCGGAGGCGGGGCTTCCGGTGAGCGACCTGCCCAACCGCCTCGTTGCCGCGGGCTTTCGGATAAATTCCCTGCAGCAGGCGGAGGCCGATCTCGAAACGGCCTTCCTCCGCCTCACCAAGGGGCTGGTGGCGTAA
- a CDS encoding dipeptidase: MNVSTPGQLDSVLARTDANQPAGLARLTDFLRIPSVSTDPAFAKEVRRAGQWASDMLKECGFESRLVDTHGHPMVLAKHPGPKGVTAPRVLFYGHYDVQPADPIELWKSPPFEPAIVEGPTGKRIVARGAVDDKGQVMTFLEALRAWHTCAGGPPCPVTVILEGEEESGSESLEPFMTKYAKELDADIAIVSDTGMWDIDTPAITTMLRGLVYIEARLKGPSHDLHSGLYGGSLSNPINALARMIASLHHDDGRIAIEGFYDLVKPLPDRIKAQWAKLGFNESEFLAAAGVSKGFGEPGFSAMERTWCRPTCDCNGIKGGYQGEGAKTVIACEASAKISCRLVADMDPEVAFKKLSSHLQARVPAGYTLEIKAFGKNPPIRVKDESPYLSAAERGLKKVYGKNPVCIGSGGSIPAVGSIQRILGVESLLVGFGLDDDRVHSPNEKFELSCFRRGALSHAAILAELAGLRP, from the coding sequence ATGAACGTCTCCACTCCCGGACAACTCGACAGCGTGCTCGCCCGAACCGACGCCAACCAGCCCGCGGGACTCGCGCGGCTCACCGATTTCCTGAGGATTCCCAGTGTGAGCACCGATCCGGCCTTCGCCAAGGAAGTCCGCCGCGCCGGCCAGTGGGCCTCCGACATGCTCAAGGAATGCGGCTTCGAATCGCGCCTTGTCGACACGCACGGACATCCGATGGTGCTGGCCAAGCACCCCGGACCCAAGGGTGTGACGGCGCCGCGCGTCCTCTTCTACGGCCATTACGACGTGCAACCCGCCGATCCGATTGAGCTCTGGAAGAGCCCGCCCTTCGAGCCCGCGATCGTGGAGGGCCCGACGGGCAAGCGCATCGTCGCCCGCGGCGCGGTGGACGACAAGGGACAGGTGATGACCTTCCTGGAAGCGCTTCGCGCCTGGCACACCTGCGCCGGCGGCCCGCCCTGCCCGGTCACGGTGATTCTGGAAGGCGAGGAGGAATCCGGCAGCGAAAGCCTGGAGCCTTTCATGACGAAGTACGCCAAGGAACTCGACGCGGACATCGCCATCGTCAGCGACACCGGCATGTGGGACATCGACACGCCGGCGATCACCACCATGTTGCGCGGTCTGGTCTACATCGAAGCCCGCTTGAAGGGGCCATCGCACGATCTGCACTCGGGCCTCTACGGCGGCTCGCTTTCCAATCCGATCAACGCGCTGGCGCGGATGATCGCCAGCCTGCACCACGATGACGGACGCATCGCCATCGAAGGCTTCTACGACCTGGTGAAGCCGCTGCCCGACCGCATCAAAGCCCAGTGGGCAAAGCTGGGATTCAACGAAAGCGAATTCCTCGCCGCCGCCGGCGTGAGCAAGGGGTTCGGCGAGCCGGGCTTCTCCGCGATGGAGCGGACCTGGTGCCGCCCGACCTGCGACTGCAACGGCATCAAGGGCGGTTACCAGGGCGAGGGCGCCAAGACCGTGATCGCCTGCGAGGCGAGCGCCAAGATTTCCTGCCGTCTCGTGGCGGACATGGATCCCGAGGTCGCCTTCAAGAAACTTTCGTCGCATCTGCAGGCGCGGGTGCCCGCGGGGTACACGCTGGAGATCAAGGCCTTCGGCAAGAATCCGCCGATCCGGGTCAAGGATGAGAGCCCCTACCTCTCCGCCGCGGAGCGCGGCTTGAAGAAGGTGTACGGAAAAAATCCGGTGTGCATCGGCAGCGGCGGCAGCATTCCGGCCGTCGGCTCGATCCAGCGGATTCTCGGAGTGGAAAGCCTGCTGGTCGGATTCGGTCTTGACGACGACCGCGTCCACAGCCCCAACGAAAAGTTCGAGCTCTCCTGCTTCCGGCGCGGCGCGCTGAGCCACGCCGCGATTCTGGCGGAGCTCGCCGGGCTCCGGCCGTAA